A portion of the Lolium rigidum isolate FL_2022 chromosome 1, APGP_CSIRO_Lrig_0.1, whole genome shotgun sequence genome contains these proteins:
- the LOC124660834 gene encoding uncharacterized protein LOC124660834 encodes MVRILDPSDSRLCGGGATILLPGCQCPTTAVGKMASGRGKTKDVMVTNEQLAQVEYELARNRMVEENEERMARLGIHRASVAFKDACEGSRPPKQKKRKTPSSTLENTTERRVLRSRGANESGNANPTDQPSKEITTKLVDGEKGGRTITKKANIYARMNKTKIKIPFNEYGQPIGPDATEFANFIGTLVRKHIPPKAIDWRDVDEETKLLVWDHLQGFYELDSIALKYVINTSQRKWKEWKADLKKTKFDPELTDEELMPRCDDRISEADWKDLLKYWRSPEFEARSSTAKENRAKSTVPHTAGSKSHARVAQEMADELGYAPRRDEVFIRTHTLKKGPNKGQHVPEAAPVISELLRAANVHPDWKEKSLKEGDLFARVVGMKEPRGRVRVLGLGPTPQDVGTPDTRGKVSTRVLVEMVARREAEHRMSTLEEQMQQMQQQMIKMQEMMAASKGGHNLEAPSLQHGSSSRQNSIDEIEEEIDGEDGDEEDGEDDNVQRRKFVANPRNSSTQQDESLIGMDVLLYAWTGPETPVAKATVLSVDPDTTVGGEPLGPGTYEVIVNVAIKRDTILPYQYEDLLYIRDAVTRSIAWPSSKMKPYKPAVSGSSRH; translated from the exons ATGGTTAG GATTCTTGATCCCAGCGACTCACGACTttgtggcggcggcgcaacaatCCTTCTCCCTGGCTGTCAGTGTCCCACCACAGCAGTTG GAAAAATGGCAAGCGGAAGAGGAAAGACTAAAGATGTGATGGTCACCAATGAACAGCTAGCACAAGTTGAGTATGAACTAGCTAGAAACAGGATGGTGGAAGAAAATGAGGAAAGGATGGCACGCCTAGGTATACACCGGGCAAGTGTTGCATTTAAAGATGCCTGCGAAGGAAGCCGACCCccaaaacagaaaaaaagaaag ACACCCTCCTCAACACTTGAAAATACAACTGAAAGACGTGTTTTGAGGTCCAGGGGAGCAAATGAAAGTGGTAATGCAAATCCTACAGACCAACCTTCCAAAG AGATCACTACCAAGCTTGTTGATGGTGAGAAAGGTGGGCGAACGATAACTAAAAAGGCCAACATatatgcaaggatgaataagacgaAAATCAAAATTCCATTCAATGAGTATGGCCAACCAATTGGGCCAGATGCAACTGAATTTGCCAATTTCATTGGCACTCTGGTCAGGAAGCATATACCACCAAAAGCTATAGATTGGAGAGATGTTGATGAAGAAACAAAGTTGCTAGTGTGGGATCACTTACAG GGATTTTATGAGCTGGACTCAATCGCTCTCAAATATGTCATTAACACTTCACAGAGAAAATGGAAGGAATGGAAGGCAGATTTAAAGAAGACAAAGTTTGATCCTGAATTGACTGACGAAGAGCTTATGCCTAGATGTGATGATAGAATTAGCGAAGCTGATTGGAAGGACCTTCTTAAATATTGGAGATCTCCTGAATTCGAA GCTCGCAGTTCTACAGCCAAAGAAAATCGCGCCAAGTCAACCGTGCCTCATACAGCTGGCAGCAAGAGTCATGCCCGTGTTGCCCAAGAAATG GCTGATGAACTTGGGTATGCCCCTCGGAGAGACGAAGTGTTCATCAGAACACACACGCTCAAGAAAGGACCAAACAAAGGACAACACGTGCCAGAGGCAGCTCCAGTTATT AGTGAACTCCTACGGGCAGCTAATGTCCACCCtgactggaaggaaaagagtttgAAAGAAGGTGATCTGTTTGCACGAGTTGTTGGAATGAAAGAGCCAAGGGGTCGTGTTCGTGTGTTAGGTCTAGGGCCAACACCTCAAGATGTGGGCACACCGGATACACGGGGTAAAGTGAGCACAAGGGTTCTAGTTGAAATGGTAGCACGTCGAGAAGCTGAACACCGCATGAGCACTTTGGAGGAGCAGATGCAACAAATGCAGCAACAAATGATCAAAATGCAAGAAATGATGGCAGCTTCAAAAGGAGGGCATAATTTGGAGGCTCCTAGCTTGCAACATGGTTCTAGTTCTCGACAA AACTCAATAGATGAAATTGAGGAAGAAATTGATGGCGAAGATGGCGATGAAGAGGACGGTGAAGATGACAATGTTCAGAGAAGGAAATTTGTTGCAAATCCAAGAAACTCTTCAACCCAGCAAGATGAAAGCCTT ATTGGGATGGATGTGCTTCTCTATGCATGGACTGGTCCTGAAACTCCTGTTGCTAAGGCAACAGTTCTCTCAGTCGATCCAGACACAActgtgggtggggagccccttggaCCTGGTACTTATGAGGTTATTGTGAATGTTGCCATTAAAAGGGATACTATTCTTCCATATCAGTACGAGGACTTACTATACATTAGGGATGCTGTCACAAGGTCCATTGCATGGCCATCTAGCAAG ATGAAGCCCTACAAACCAGCTGTGTCTGGCTCATCTCGCCACTGA